Proteins encoded by one window of Channa argus isolate prfri chromosome 1, Channa argus male v1.0, whole genome shotgun sequence:
- the LOC137100308 gene encoding major histocompatibility complex class I-related gene protein-like — translation MKTPLLLLVFFCHLSSPLNHTLKFFLMASSGTSNLPDFLAVAVVNDIETGYCDSSNKTEVKQDAWKRLLGDNPPLSEFFTRICLTTMPKLFRAKLHTVTQPLNQSGGVHILQRMCGCVWDQNTGKTSSFLKYGYDGEDFIKLDLKKKSWDALVPLAVHTKLQWDTDKHRITKTESFFANRCLPWLKTYVEYGNSSSLITVPPSVSLLQKSPSSPVSCHATGFYPDRATMFWRKDEEELHEDVDHGEILPNHDGTFQMRVDLNISSIKPEDWRRYDCVFQLSGVDDIITKLDKAVIRTNWVPPSQVPAGAVIGVVVGLMLLSVCITGLFIWWKKKKKVFTSYKGFRPTNSFPQFSKDFSSSTNSAPD, via the exons ATGAAGACGCCATTGTTGTTGCTTGTCTTCTTCTGTCACCTTTCATCTCCAC TGAATCACACTTTGAAGTTTTTCCTCATGGCATCTTCTGGAACCTCAAACCTCCCAGATTTTCTGGCTGTCGCTGTGGTTAATGACATTGAGACGGGTTACTGCGACAGCAGCAATAAAACGGAAGTGAAACAGGATGCGTGGAAACGGTTGTTGGGTGACAATCCGCCGCTGTCCGAGTTCTTCACTCGGATATGTTTAACAACTATGCCCAAGCTGTTCAGGGCCAAGCTCCACACTGTCACGCAGCCCCTCAACCAAAGTGGAG GAGTCCACATTTTACAGCGAATGTGCGGCTGTGTTTGGGACCAAAATACAGGAAAGACTTCAAGTTTTTTAAAGTATGGTTATGATGGAGAGGACTTTATAAAACTGGACCTGAAGAAAAAGTCTTGGGATGCTCTGGTACCACTAGCTGTTCATACCAAACTGCAATGGGATACTGACAAACACAGAATAACAAAGACTGAGAGCTTCTTTGCAAATCGGTGTCTTCCATGGCTGAAGACGTATGTGGAGTATGGGAATAGCTCTTCACTTATAACAG ttcctccctcagtgtctctgctccagaagtctccgtcctctccagtcagctgccacgctacaggtttctaccctgacagagccacaatgttctggaggaaagatgaagaggagcttcatgaggacgtggaccatggagagatcctccccaaccatgatggaaccttccagatgagagttgatctgaacatttcatcaatcaaacctgaagactggaggagatacgactgtgtgtttcagctctctggtgttgatgacatcatcactaaACTGGACAAAGCTGTGATCAGGACCAACTGGG TTCCTCCCTCACAGGTTCCTGCTGGTGCTGTCATTGGAGTTGTTGtaggactgatgctgctgtcagtctgcatcactgGACTCTTCATCtggtggaagaagaagaaaaaggttttcacGTCTTACAAAG GGTTCAGACCTACAAACAGTTTCCCACAGTTTTCAAAAG ACTTTTCATCAAGCACAAATTCAGCTCCTGACTGA